In Neisseria dentiae, one DNA window encodes the following:
- the nuoN gene encoding NADH-quinone oxidoreductase subunit NuoN, which translates to MNWTDLNLIPAMPEIVLASALFIVLLADLWVKDENRFITHILSLISLAAVAVTQWLVWTPDSVYTFGGMYIADGMSRLSKMVMYAGLFALFVYSKPYNQARNIFKGEFYTLSLFALIGMSVMVSAGHFLTAYIGLELLSLSLYAMIALRRDSAKAAEAALKYFVLGALASGLLLYGISMVYGATGSLEFATVLATAYDGQAQEWLLKLGVVFIVVAVAFKLGAVPFHMWVPDVYHGAPTSVAAFVGSVPKIAAVVFAFRILVTGLGTAQQDWTQMLAILAVASLLIGNLAAIMQTNIKRMFAYSTISHMGFILLAFMAGALGFTAGLYYAIAYVVMGLVGFGVLMLLSDEAVECEEISDLAGLNQRNAWYAFLMLLAMFSMAGIPPLMGFYAKFAVIKALLSQGYIWLPVFAVVMSLIGAFYYLRVVKVMYFDPAADNAHPIGSNAAAKVFLSVNAALLLVWGVMPQSVMDWCLKALERTL; encoded by the coding sequence ATGAACTGGACCGATTTGAATTTAATCCCCGCCATGCCTGAAATCGTGTTGGCGTCGGCATTGTTTATCGTGTTGCTGGCGGATTTGTGGGTGAAAGACGAAAACCGCTTCATCACCCATATCCTGAGCCTGATTTCTCTGGCGGCGGTGGCGGTTACGCAATGGCTGGTGTGGACGCCCGACAGCGTGTACACGTTTGGCGGCATGTATATTGCCGACGGTATGTCGCGCCTGTCGAAAATGGTGATGTATGCCGGCTTGTTTGCCTTGTTTGTGTACAGCAAGCCCTATAATCAGGCGCGCAACATTTTTAAAGGCGAGTTTTACACCTTGTCGCTGTTTGCCCTCATTGGCATGAGCGTGATGGTGAGCGCGGGGCATTTCCTAACCGCCTATATCGGTTTGGAGCTGTTGTCGCTGTCGCTTTATGCCATGATTGCCCTGCGCCGCGATTCGGCCAAAGCCGCCGAGGCCGCGCTGAAATATTTCGTGTTGGGCGCGCTTGCTTCGGGCTTGCTGCTGTACGGCATTTCCATGGTATATGGCGCCACCGGTTCGCTGGAGTTCGCCACCGTGCTGGCCACGGCCTACGACGGTCAGGCGCAGGAATGGCTGCTGAAGCTCGGCGTGGTGTTTATCGTGGTGGCGGTGGCGTTCAAGCTGGGCGCGGTGCCGTTTCATATGTGGGTGCCCGATGTGTATCACGGCGCGCCCACTTCGGTGGCCGCTTTCGTGGGCAGCGTGCCGAAAATCGCCGCCGTGGTGTTTGCGTTCCGCATTTTGGTAACAGGCTTGGGCACGGCTCAGCAGGATTGGACGCAGATGCTGGCGATTCTCGCGGTAGCCTCGCTGCTTATCGGTAATTTGGCGGCCATCATGCAAACCAACATCAAGCGCATGTTTGCCTATTCCACCATTTCGCATATGGGCTTTATCCTGCTGGCGTTTATGGCCGGCGCGCTGGGCTTTACTGCCGGCCTGTATTACGCCATCGCTTATGTGGTGATGGGTTTGGTGGGCTTCGGCGTGCTGATGCTGTTGTCTGACGAAGCCGTAGAATGTGAAGAAATCAGCGACTTGGCGGGTTTGAACCAACGCAATGCCTGGTATGCCTTCCTGATGCTGCTGGCCATGTTCAGCATGGCGGGGATTCCCCCGTTGATGGGTTTCTATGCCAAATTCGCCGTGATTAAGGCTTTGTTGTCGCAAGGTTATATCTGGCTGCCGGTGTTTGCCGTGGTGATGAGCCTGATAGGCGCGTTCTACTACCTGCGCGTGGTGAAGGTGATGTATTTCGACCCGGCCGCCGATAACGCGCACCCTATTGGCAGCAATGCGGCGGCGAAAGTGTTTTTATCGGTTAACGCTGCGCTGCTCTTGGTTTGGGGCGTGATGCCGCAAAGTGTGATGGACTGGTGTCTGAAAGCCTTGGAGCGCACGCTCTGA
- the proB gene encoding glutamate 5-kinase, protein MTVQNLSQAKLVVVKVGSSLVTAEGRGIDQAALNRWATQIAEIKSRGTDVIFVSSGAIAEGVKRLGWPKRPVAINELQAAAAVGQMGIAQAYEYAFAYHQIHTAQILLTHEDLSNRTRYLNARSTLLTLLEKGIVPVINENDTVTTEEIKLGDNDTLGALVTNLVDADALVILTDQQGLYDSDPRKNPQAQFIRRIAAEHPDLERMAGGAGSGVGTGGMYTKVLAAKRAALSGAATVVASGREPDVLVRLLEGESIGTLFTSGHSRVAARKQWLLGHVQMVGSLVVDDGAEKALTAHHRSLLPVGCVRVNGHFHRGELVAVLNTEGREIARGLVNYSSGEIGKILKTPSEQIAAKLGYINEEELIHRDNMALHR, encoded by the coding sequence ATGACTGTTCAAAACCTTTCCCAAGCCAAGCTCGTTGTTGTTAAAGTCGGCTCCAGCCTCGTTACCGCCGAAGGGCGCGGCATCGACCAGGCCGCGCTCAACCGCTGGGCAACCCAGATCGCCGAAATCAAATCGCGCGGCACGGATGTGATTTTCGTGTCCAGCGGCGCGATTGCCGAAGGCGTGAAAAGGCTCGGCTGGCCGAAACGCCCCGTTGCCATCAACGAATTGCAGGCCGCCGCCGCCGTCGGCCAGATGGGCATCGCGCAGGCTTACGAATACGCTTTTGCCTACCACCAAATCCACACGGCGCAGATTCTGCTCACGCACGAAGACTTGAGCAACCGCACCCGCTATCTCAATGCGCGCAGCACGCTGCTGACCCTGCTCGAAAAAGGCATCGTGCCGGTGATTAACGAAAACGACACCGTTACCACCGAAGAAATCAAACTCGGCGATAACGACACTTTGGGCGCACTGGTTACCAATCTGGTTGATGCCGACGCCCTGGTTATCCTCACCGACCAGCAAGGCCTGTATGACAGCGACCCGCGCAAAAACCCGCAGGCGCAGTTTATCCGCCGCATCGCCGCCGAACACCCTGATCTGGAGCGCATGGCGGGCGGGGCGGGCAGCGGCGTGGGCACGGGCGGCATGTATACCAAAGTGTTGGCGGCCAAACGCGCGGCCTTGAGCGGCGCGGCCACCGTGGTTGCTTCGGGGCGGGAGCCTGATGTGCTGGTGCGCCTGCTGGAAGGCGAAAGCATAGGCACACTGTTTACCAGCGGCCACAGCCGCGTTGCCGCCCGCAAACAATGGCTGCTCGGCCATGTGCAGATGGTGGGCAGCCTGGTGGTGGACGACGGGGCGGAAAAAGCGCTCACCGCACACCACCGCAGCCTGCTGCCCGTGGGCTGCGTGCGGGTAAACGGTCATTTCCACCGGGGCGAGCTGGTGGCGGTGTTGAACACAGAAGGCAGGGAAATCGCCCGTGGTTTGGTCAATTACAGCAGCGGCGAAATCGGCAAAATTTTAAAAACGCCGTCTGAACAAATTGCCGCCAAGCTCGGTTATATCAACGAAGAAGAGTTGATACACCGCGACAATATGGCGCTGCACCGCTGA
- a CDS encoding F0F1 ATP synthase subunit delta — translation MAEFATIARPYAKALFGLAQEKNQIESWLGGLKELASVVQQEKVAAFIEQPEKSASEKVEALAGLVGLSNPNLKNFVSVLAEQKRLQILPEVYAQFQDLTLALNHTKRAVIYSAYPLSDAQLKDLTADLQKRFGTNLEAVTKVDPELIGGVKVEIGDQVLDLSLQGKLNALYTAMTN, via the coding sequence ATGGCTGAGTTCGCAACGATTGCCAGACCCTATGCGAAAGCATTGTTTGGTTTGGCTCAAGAGAAAAACCAAATAGAGTCTTGGTTGGGCGGACTGAAAGAGCTGGCGTCTGTTGTGCAGCAGGAAAAAGTTGCGGCGTTTATCGAACAGCCCGAAAAAAGCGCTTCAGAGAAAGTTGAAGCACTGGCCGGTTTGGTAGGTTTAAGCAACCCTAATCTGAAAAATTTTGTATCGGTGCTAGCCGAGCAAAAACGCTTACAGATTCTCCCTGAAGTTTATGCACAATTTCAAGACTTAACCTTGGCACTGAATCACACCAAACGGGCCGTCATTTACAGCGCTTATCCGCTGAGCGATGCCCAGTTGAAAGATTTGACCGCCGACTTGCAAAAACGTTTCGGCACCAATTTGGAAGCAGTTACCAAAGTGGATCCCGAACTAATCGGTGGCGTTAAAGTGGAAATCGGTGACCAAGTACTGGATTTGTCGTTACAAGGTAAATTAAACGCCTTGTATACGGCTATGACAAATTAG
- a CDS encoding DUF2818 family protein, whose amino-acid sequence MTASMYVLLLLAFIFANAPFLTPRLLGIFPLDKKHFGHHLLELFVGFGITAGLAYLLESRAGSVHAQDWEFYAVTVCLYLVFAFPAFVWRYFWNARNSG is encoded by the coding sequence ATGACCGCATCCATGTATGTTTTGCTGCTGCTGGCCTTTATTTTCGCCAACGCGCCTTTTCTCACCCCGCGCCTTTTGGGTATTTTCCCGCTGGATAAAAAACATTTCGGCCATCATTTGCTTGAGCTGTTTGTCGGGTTCGGTATCACGGCAGGTTTGGCGTATCTGCTCGAATCGCGCGCCGGAAGCGTGCACGCCCAAGACTGGGAGTTTTATGCCGTAACGGTTTGCCTGTATTTGGTTTTTGCTTTTCCCGCTTTTGTATGGCGGTATTTTTGGAATGCACGAAACAGCGGGTAG
- a CDS encoding NAD(P)H-dependent oxidoreductase — MSFTTVIYAHPYEKSFNHGILQRVLQLLDAKGEAYRLIDLYADGFNPAYTKAELALFNQGKALDPLVLRYQEILQQTDRLIFIFPVWWADLPAIVKGFEDKVFLKTLAYDATPTGVKGRLTHIKEAVAISTSTAPTWYLKWVSGNGIGRAMLGHTIKGIGVQKRKWLNFGNIDNSTPATRQAFLDKLERHV; from the coding sequence ATGTCTTTCACCACCGTTATCTACGCCCACCCTTATGAAAAAAGCTTCAACCACGGCATTTTGCAGCGCGTGCTGCAACTGTTGGACGCCAAAGGCGAAGCATACCGTCTGATAGATTTGTATGCCGACGGTTTCAACCCCGCCTACACCAAAGCCGAGCTTGCCCTCTTCAACCAAGGCAAAGCGCTTGACCCCCTGGTGCTGCGCTATCAGGAAATATTGCAGCAGACCGACCGCCTGATTTTCATCTTTCCCGTGTGGTGGGCAGACCTGCCTGCGATTGTGAAAGGCTTTGAAGACAAAGTGTTTCTGAAAACGCTGGCCTACGACGCCACCCCCACGGGCGTAAAAGGCCGCCTCACCCACATCAAAGAAGCCGTGGCCATCAGCACCTCCACCGCGCCCACCTGGTATCTGAAATGGGTGAGCGGCAACGGCATCGGCCGCGCCATGCTCGGCCACACCATCAAAGGCATCGGCGTGCAAAAACGCAAATGGCTGAACTTCGGCAATATCGATAACTCCACGCCCGCAACGCGGCAGGCGTTTTTGGACAAACTGGAGCGGCATGTGTAG
- the atpA gene encoding F0F1 ATP synthase subunit alpha, whose product MQLNPAEISDLIKAKIENLSVNAEVRTRGTVISVTDGIVRIHGLSDVMQGEMLEFPGNTFGLAMNLERDSVGAVVLGEYEHIKEGDEVKCTGRILEVPIGRELVGRVVNALGQPIDGKGPINTTLTAPIEKIAPGVIARQSVDQPMQTGLKSIDSMVPIGRGQRELIIGDRQTGKTAVALDAIVNQKGTGVICIYVAVGQKASSIANVVRKLEEYGAMEHTIVVAATASEAAALQFIAPYAGCTMGEFFRDRGEDALIVYDDLSKQAVAYRQISLLLRRPPGREAYPGDVFYLHSRLLERAARINADEVERLTNGEVKGKTGSLTALPIIETQAGDVSAFVPTNVISITDGQIFLETDLFNSGIRPAINAGISVSRVGGAAQTKVIKKLGGGIRLALAQYRELAAFSQFASDLDEATRKQLQHGEVVTELMKQKQFSTLNTAEMALTLWAINNGSYADVPVSKALAFEADFLSYVRTQHPAVLDAINASGAMSDENEQVLAQAMKSFKSSYSYA is encoded by the coding sequence ATGCAGCTTAATCCTGCTGAAATTAGCGATTTGATTAAAGCCAAAATCGAAAATCTGTCGGTAAATGCAGAGGTGCGCACCCGCGGCACCGTTATTTCCGTAACCGACGGTATTGTTCGTATTCACGGCTTGTCAGACGTTATGCAAGGTGAAATGCTTGAGTTCCCCGGCAACACTTTCGGCCTGGCAATGAACTTGGAGCGCGACTCCGTCGGTGCCGTGGTGTTGGGTGAATACGAGCATATTAAAGAAGGCGATGAAGTTAAATGTACCGGCCGCATTTTGGAAGTGCCCATCGGTCGCGAACTGGTAGGCCGCGTTGTGAATGCGCTGGGCCAACCCATTGACGGCAAAGGCCCGATTAACACAACTTTAACCGCCCCGATTGAGAAAATTGCACCGGGCGTGATTGCACGCCAATCGGTAGACCAACCCATGCAAACCGGTTTGAAATCTATCGATTCAATGGTACCTATCGGCCGTGGCCAGCGTGAGCTGATTATTGGCGACCGCCAAACCGGCAAAACAGCCGTTGCATTGGATGCCATCGTTAACCAAAAAGGCACAGGTGTTATTTGTATTTATGTTGCCGTTGGTCAAAAAGCATCTTCTATTGCCAACGTAGTACGCAAATTGGAAGAGTACGGCGCAATGGAGCACACAATTGTTGTGGCCGCAACTGCGTCTGAAGCTGCCGCTCTGCAATTTATTGCACCGTATGCCGGTTGCACGATGGGCGAATTTTTCCGCGACCGCGGTGAAGATGCGCTGATTGTGTATGACGATTTGTCCAAGCAGGCCGTTGCCTATCGCCAGATTTCACTGCTGCTGCGCCGCCCCCCGGGCCGCGAAGCCTACCCCGGCGATGTGTTCTACCTGCACAGCCGCTTGTTGGAGCGTGCGGCACGTATCAACGCGGATGAGGTTGAGCGTCTGACCAATGGTGAAGTAAAAGGCAAAACCGGTTCGTTGACTGCACTGCCGATTATCGAAACCCAGGCGGGCGACGTATCTGCATTCGTGCCGACCAACGTTATTTCCATTACAGACGGCCAGATTTTCTTGGAAACCGATTTGTTTAACTCAGGCATCCGCCCTGCGATCAACGCCGGTATTTCCGTATCGCGCGTAGGCGGTGCGGCGCAGACCAAAGTTATTAAGAAATTGGGCGGCGGTATCCGTTTGGCATTGGCTCAGTATCGCGAATTGGCGGCATTCTCGCAGTTTGCTTCCGATTTGGACGAAGCAACCCGCAAACAGCTGCAACACGGTGAAGTGGTTACTGAATTGATGAAACAAAAACAATTCAGCACTCTTAACACCGCTGAAATGGCGTTGACCCTGTGGGCGATTAACAACGGTTCATACGCAGACGTTCCGGTTTCTAAAGCATTGGCTTTCGAAGCGGACTTCCTGAGCTATGTGAGAACCCAGCATCCCGCTGTTTTAGATGCCATTAATGCTTCAGGTGCAATGTCTGATGAAAACGAGCAAGTGCTGGCTCAGGCGATGAAATCCTTTAAATCTTCTTACAGCTACGCGTAA
- the atpE gene encoding F0F1 ATP synthase subunit C, producing MGLIAIACGLIVALGALGASIGIAMVGSKYLESSARQPELIGPLQTKLFLIAGLIDAAFLIGVAIALLFAFVNPFAG from the coding sequence ATGGGTTTGATTGCTATCGCATGTGGTCTGATTGTTGCTTTGGGCGCTTTGGGTGCATCCATCGGCATCGCCATGGTAGGTTCTAAATATTTGGAATCTTCTGCACGCCAGCCTGAGCTGATTGGCCCGCTGCAAACCAAACTGTTCCTGATTGCCGGTTTGATTGATGCCGCATTCCTGATCGGTGTGGCCATTGCCCTGCTGTTTGCCTTCGTTAACCCGTTTGCAGGCTAA
- a CDS encoding F0F1 ATP synthase subunit B, translating into MNINATLFAQLIVFFGLVWFTMKFVWPPIAKALDERADKIAEGLAAAERGKSDFEQAEKKVAELLADGRNQVAEMVANAEKRAAKIVEEAKEQASHEAARITAQAKADVEQETNRAREALREQVAALAVKGAESILRSEVNADKHAQMLSALKQEL; encoded by the coding sequence GTGAATATCAATGCAACCTTATTTGCGCAGTTAATCGTATTTTTCGGTCTGGTATGGTTCACCATGAAATTTGTGTGGCCGCCGATTGCAAAAGCGTTAGACGAGCGCGCCGACAAAATCGCCGAAGGTTTGGCAGCAGCCGAACGCGGTAAGAGCGATTTTGAACAGGCAGAAAAGAAAGTTGCAGAACTCTTGGCCGATGGGCGTAACCAGGTTGCCGAAATGGTGGCCAACGCCGAAAAACGTGCAGCCAAAATCGTAGAAGAAGCCAAAGAACAGGCTTCCCACGAAGCTGCCCGTATTACAGCACAGGCCAAAGCCGATGTGGAACAGGAAACCAACCGCGCCCGTGAAGCTTTGCGCGAACAGGTTGCCGCATTGGCTGTTAAAGGTGCCGAATCTATTTTGCGTAGCGAAGTCAATGCCGACAAGCATGCGCAAATGCTCAGCGCCCTGAAACAGGAGCTGTAA
- the udk gene encoding uridine kinase has product MMKKPVIIGVAGGSGSGKTTVSQAIYRRFSGRSITIIEQDYYYVDQPHLSFEERQRQNYDHPCAYDNDLLHAHLTQLLQRKAVELPQHNYKTYLRAAETIRQEPVDVIILEGILALYDEKIRNLMDIKLFVDTDADLRFIRRMLRDIEERGRSVESVVAQYTGQVRPMHNQFVEPTKRYAHMIIPCDEQNNVAVDVLIAKIEAVLQEQL; this is encoded by the coding sequence ATGATGAAAAAACCTGTGATTATCGGCGTAGCCGGCGGTTCCGGCTCCGGCAAAACCACTGTATCGCAAGCGATATACCGCCGTTTCAGCGGCCGTTCGATCACGATTATCGAGCAGGATTATTACTATGTTGACCAGCCGCACCTTTCGTTTGAAGAGCGGCAGCGGCAAAACTACGACCACCCCTGCGCCTATGACAACGACCTGCTTCACGCACACCTGACGCAGCTTTTGCAACGCAAAGCGGTGGAATTGCCGCAGCATAACTACAAAACCTATCTGCGTGCGGCGGAAACCATCCGCCAAGAGCCGGTGGACGTGATTATTTTGGAAGGGATTTTGGCCTTATATGATGAAAAAATCCGCAATCTGATGGACATCAAGCTGTTTGTCGATACCGATGCCGATTTGCGCTTTATCCGCAGAATGCTGCGCGATATTGAAGAACGCGGGCGCTCGGTGGAATCGGTGGTGGCGCAATATACCGGCCAAGTCCGCCCCATGCACAACCAGTTTGTCGAGCCGACCAAACGCTATGCACACATGATTATCCCCTGCGACGAACAGAACAATGTGGCGGTGGACGTGTTGATCGCCAAAATCGAGGCGGTGCTGCAAGAACAGCTTTAG
- a CDS encoding SDR family oxidoreductase, with amino-acid sequence MTPDPHTVLITGGASGIGFALAQKFHAVGNRVILAGRRSEALQQAAERLPGALAETADITRAQDRAALVQKYPDLNILVNNAGIQLNSPLAEQSEADITHELCVNLTAPILLTHAFLPMLLKQPHGAVVNVSSGLAIVPKEAASVYCASKAALHSFSQTLRWQLEHTGVKVFELMPPLVDTAMTAGRGKGKISPEALAEEFWQAFLADKYEIMGGKTKLLYRINRLFPKLAERIMRKGL; translated from the coding sequence ATGACCCCAGACCCGCATACCGTACTCATCACCGGCGGCGCAAGCGGCATCGGCTTTGCGCTGGCGCAGAAATTCCATGCGGTGGGCAACCGCGTGATTTTGGCGGGCAGGCGCAGCGAAGCCCTGCAACAGGCCGCAGAGCGCCTGCCCGGCGCACTGGCCGAAACCGCCGACATCACCCGGGCGCAAGACCGCGCCGCGTTGGTGCAGAAATATCCCGATCTGAACATATTGGTCAACAACGCAGGCATACAGTTGAACAGCCCGTTGGCCGAACAAAGCGAAGCCGACATCACGCACGAACTCTGCGTCAACCTCACCGCCCCCATCCTGCTCACGCACGCCTTTCTGCCGATGCTGCTCAAACAGCCGCACGGCGCGGTGGTGAACGTTTCCTCAGGTCTGGCTATCGTCCCCAAAGAAGCCGCATCGGTTTATTGCGCCAGCAAAGCCGCGCTGCACAGCTTTTCGCAAACCCTGCGCTGGCAGCTGGAACACACGGGCGTGAAAGTGTTCGAGCTGATGCCGCCCTTGGTAGACACCGCCATGACCGCAGGGCGCGGCAAAGGCAAAATCAGCCCCGAGGCGCTGGCGGAAGAATTCTGGCAGGCATTTCTGGCCGACAAATACGAAATCATGGGCGGAAAAACCAAACTGCTCTACCGCATCAACCGCCTGTTTCCGAAATTGGCCGAACGCATCATGCGCAAGGGCTTGTAA
- a CDS encoding ParB/RepB/Spo0J family partition protein, translated as MTKPKGGLGRGLDSLISNNIDDGGNDRLTTVAVSDIQPGRYQPRVQMDDEALHELAESIKAQGVIQPVIVRERGLSQYELIAGERRWRASQLAGLTEIPVVVKSISDEAALAMGLIENLQRENLNPIEEARGLKRLADEFSLTHETIAKAVGKSRSAISNSLRLLGLPEPVQDMLYQRRLEMGHARALLTLPVVDQLLLAQKAVKNGWSVREVERRSQLMHQGKKAETIKKINPDIRRLNDAITDKLGVNAEVQTRNQKKGKIVLYFDTPETLENLLQQLGVEYDA; from the coding sequence ATGACAAAACCCAAAGGCGGCTTAGGCCGCGGCTTAGATTCACTGATTTCCAACAATATCGACGACGGCGGTAACGACCGCCTCACCACGGTTGCCGTGTCCGACATACAGCCCGGCCGCTACCAGCCGCGCGTGCAGATGGACGACGAAGCCCTGCACGAGTTGGCCGAATCCATTAAAGCCCAAGGCGTTATCCAACCCGTTATCGTGCGCGAACGCGGCCTGTCGCAATACGAGCTGATTGCCGGCGAGCGCCGCTGGCGCGCCAGCCAACTGGCCGGATTAACCGAGATCCCCGTGGTGGTCAAAAGTATTAGCGACGAAGCCGCCCTGGCGATGGGTCTGATTGAAAACCTGCAACGCGAAAACCTCAACCCCATCGAAGAAGCGCGCGGCTTGAAACGCTTGGCCGACGAATTCAGCTTAACGCACGAAACCATCGCCAAAGCCGTGGGAAAAAGCCGCAGCGCCATTTCCAATAGCTTGCGTCTTTTGGGCTTGCCCGAACCGGTGCAGGATATGCTCTACCAGCGCCGTTTGGAAATGGGCCACGCCCGCGCCCTGTTAACCCTGCCGGTGGTCGACCAACTGCTGTTGGCTCAAAAAGCCGTAAAAAACGGGTGGTCGGTGCGCGAGGTCGAACGCCGCAGCCAGTTGATGCATCAAGGCAAAAAGGCGGAAACCATCAAAAAAATCAACCCCGATATCCGCCGTTTGAACGATGCCATTACCGACAAACTGGGCGTGAATGCCGAAGTGCAGACCCGGAACCAGAAAAAAGGCAAAATCGTTTTGTATTTCGATACCCCCGAAACGCTGGAAAACCTGCTGCAGCAACTCGGGGTGGAATATGATGCTTAA
- a CDS encoding ATP synthase subunit I, with amino-acid sequence MNKIVYAQIAALAVTAALCALVSGSSGFWSALAGGLSYLLPSATAVLLLKIFRPYPQWAGKIFLLGEGLKVMLALVLMLVVFAIWHETLKFLPFVAGLFVVSHLVFLALLRVRDYGR; translated from the coding sequence ATGAATAAGATTGTGTATGCGCAAATCGCGGCATTGGCGGTAACGGCTGCGTTATGCGCCCTTGTAAGCGGCAGTAGCGGTTTTTGGTCTGCCTTGGCAGGCGGGTTGAGTTACTTGCTGCCCTCGGCAACTGCGGTATTACTTCTAAAAATTTTCAGGCCATACCCGCAATGGGCGGGAAAGATATTTCTGCTGGGAGAAGGTTTAAAAGTAATGCTGGCTTTGGTGTTGATGCTGGTTGTTTTCGCAATCTGGCATGAAACGCTGAAATTCCTGCCCTTTGTCGCAGGGTTGTTTGTAGTCAGCCATCTGGTTTTTTTAGCATTGTTGAGAGTTAGAGACTATGGCAGGTGA
- the atpB gene encoding F0F1 ATP synthase subunit A, producing the protein MAGESMTAADYIKHHLQSLTSLQDVTQGQGLKNIADFSFINLDAIFFAVVLGVIGSFFLWRGAKKATPGVPGRFQAAVEILFEFVDDMCKSIVHNEQSRKFVAPLGLTLFVWIFLMNAMDLLPVDLLPLGWQMATGEHHALLRVVPTADLNTTLALAIGVLLICLYYNVKIKGFGGWMHEMFTAPFGPWLAPANFILNIVEFLSKTVSHGMRLFGNMYAGELVFLLIALLGGAWAVSGSIGVMDPVMFVFHILAGMVWAIFHILVITLQAFIFMALAFVYIGQAHDAH; encoded by the coding sequence ATGGCAGGTGAATCGATGACTGCTGCCGACTACATCAAGCACCACTTACAGAGCTTGACGAGTCTGCAGGATGTAACCCAAGGGCAAGGCCTGAAAAATATCGCCGATTTTTCATTTATCAACCTGGATGCAATCTTTTTTGCCGTGGTTTTGGGAGTGATCGGCAGCTTCTTTCTGTGGCGCGGTGCCAAAAAGGCGACTCCCGGCGTTCCCGGGCGTTTTCAGGCGGCCGTAGAAATACTCTTCGAATTTGTGGACGATATGTGTAAAAGCATCGTGCACAACGAGCAATCACGCAAATTCGTAGCCCCGCTGGGCTTAACGCTGTTTGTGTGGATTTTCCTGATGAACGCAATGGACTTGCTGCCGGTAGATTTGCTGCCCTTGGGCTGGCAGATGGCAACCGGTGAGCACCACGCCCTGCTGCGTGTCGTGCCTACTGCAGATTTGAACACCACTTTGGCGTTGGCTATCGGCGTGTTGCTGATCTGTCTCTACTATAATGTCAAAATCAAAGGATTCGGCGGCTGGATGCACGAAATGTTCACCGCACCTTTCGGTCCTTGGCTGGCTCCTGCCAACTTTATCCTGAATATCGTAGAATTCCTGTCTAAAACCGTATCGCACGGTATGCGGTTGTTCGGCAATATGTATGCCGGCGAGCTGGTGTTCCTGCTGATTGCATTGCTGGGCGGTGCTTGGGCGGTGTCCGGCAGTATCGGTGTGATGGATCCGGTTATGTTCGTATTCCATATCCTTGCCGGTATGGTGTGGGCTATTTTCCATATTTTGGTTATTACCCTTCAGGCATTTATCTTCATGGCTTTGGCTTTCGTGTATATCGGCCAGGCACATGACGCACACTAA